The following coding sequences are from one Kallotenue papyrolyticum window:
- a CDS encoding DUF4129 domain-containing transglutaminase family protein: protein MAIATRGYRVRRVIGRTEQLGPSLITAVLGAILPLMTAQSIVASNWANDTHVLLWVTLGGVIVGAVFALTRPLPGGLAHLLSAALAVIWTVSRVGQLFGPALPTWRDQAIELLIRTIVLLRVLRSGSSGEDVILFITVLSLLGWLAGYVTLWWLLRRGWAWRPILLNAVVLFVNLTYASPKPPAILFYVFIGAALLLLVQQSFQQRTQLWRAALIEVPDLLGWRVVATGAVVVLALITVTALFPTRITNVRIAQVWQRIREPWQAVQARWDRAFSTINAPAGVAGGGFNPTAINLGGPRTLGEQLVMEVAVTAADGQVYYDYWRAAAYDRYTSQPGRNQSSWADTTGQLAAAALGLTSADQARTPLAAGVEMPQLDTLERTLVTQTVTLRQSLAQATLFAATQPVSVSVPILARHTFLSVDGRATANFTDLSQIVAQRGGLRSGQSYTVTSLVSTADKRSLRAAPTTYPDWAARYLQLPDGSQLDRVRALARDVAGAATNPYDKAEAIQNYLRTLTYDDQIPFPPPDRDPIDWFLFDLRRGYCDYFASAMVLMLRAEGVPARLVAGYAGGVYNPEKRVYEVRQNVAHTWVEVYFPGYGWQRFEPTPATYTTLPQRPEAPPGESAANEEADVSLGLPPGAQRQIDLLELEQRLLEREAGATDPAQIRALIEQYQAEQRRATLRRGLAMSVGLLALGGLLAWFWWRPRGLSPAAAAYNRVAGLARLAGLGPSPAATPHEFTRQLAARLPGQRQPLQELAGAYTRERYGRRRVSGRRAIQRAWEQVRWPLVLIVARRWLGLERWRARDTARRNGQVARRRRW from the coding sequence ATGGCTATTGCAACGCGGGGATATCGTGTACGGCGTGTGATCGGTCGCACCGAGCAGCTCGGTCCGTCGCTAATCACAGCGGTGTTGGGGGCCATCCTGCCGCTGATGACGGCGCAGAGCATTGTGGCCTCCAACTGGGCCAATGATACGCACGTGCTGCTGTGGGTCACGCTCGGCGGCGTGATCGTCGGCGCGGTGTTCGCGCTGACGCGTCCGCTGCCTGGCGGATTGGCGCATCTCCTGAGCGCGGCGTTGGCCGTGATCTGGACCGTGTCGCGCGTCGGCCAGTTGTTCGGGCCGGCGCTGCCGACCTGGCGTGACCAGGCGATTGAGCTGCTGATCCGCACGATCGTGCTGCTGCGCGTGCTGCGCAGTGGCAGCAGCGGCGAGGATGTGATCCTCTTCATCACCGTGCTGTCGCTGCTGGGCTGGCTGGCAGGCTATGTCACGCTGTGGTGGTTGTTGCGGCGCGGCTGGGCCTGGCGGCCCATTCTGCTCAATGCGGTCGTGCTCTTTGTCAACCTGACCTATGCCTCGCCCAAGCCGCCGGCGATCCTGTTCTATGTCTTTATTGGCGCGGCGCTGCTCTTGCTGGTGCAGCAAAGCTTTCAACAGCGCACGCAACTGTGGCGCGCGGCGCTGATCGAGGTGCCCGATCTGCTGGGCTGGCGCGTGGTCGCCACGGGTGCGGTGGTGGTGCTGGCGCTGATCACTGTCACCGCGCTGTTCCCGACGCGCATCACCAATGTGCGTATTGCACAGGTCTGGCAGCGCATTCGCGAACCCTGGCAGGCGGTTCAGGCGCGCTGGGATCGCGCCTTCTCGACGATCAACGCGCCCGCGGGGGTGGCCGGCGGCGGCTTCAACCCCACCGCCATCAATCTGGGCGGTCCGCGCACGTTGGGCGAGCAACTGGTTATGGAGGTGGCGGTCACTGCGGCCGATGGGCAGGTGTACTACGATTACTGGCGCGCTGCAGCCTACGATCGCTACACCAGCCAGCCGGGCCGCAACCAGTCGTCATGGGCGGATACGACCGGTCAGCTCGCCGCGGCGGCGTTGGGACTCACCAGCGCCGACCAGGCACGTACGCCGCTCGCCGCCGGTGTCGAAATGCCGCAGCTCGACACGCTGGAGCGTACCCTGGTAACGCAAACGGTGACGCTGCGCCAGAGCCTGGCGCAGGCCACGCTCTTCGCCGCAACGCAGCCGGTCTCGGTCAGCGTGCCGATCTTGGCGCGCCACACCTTCCTCAGCGTGGATGGCCGCGCAACCGCCAACTTTACCGATCTGTCGCAGATCGTGGCCCAGCGTGGCGGCTTGCGCAGCGGCCAGAGCTACACGGTCACCTCGCTGGTCAGTACCGCGGACAAGCGTAGCCTGCGCGCGGCACCGACCACCTATCCCGACTGGGCGGCGCGCTACCTGCAGTTGCCTGACGGCAGCCAACTTGATCGGGTGCGCGCTCTGGCGCGTGACGTTGCTGGCGCGGCCACCAATCCCTACGACAAAGCCGAGGCGATCCAGAACTACCTGCGCACCTTGACCTACGACGACCAGATCCCCTTCCCGCCGCCCGATCGCGATCCGATCGACTGGTTTTTGTTCGATCTGCGGCGCGGCTACTGCGACTACTTTGCCTCGGCAATGGTGCTGATGCTGCGCGCCGAGGGCGTGCCGGCGCGCCTGGTAGCCGGCTATGCCGGTGGCGTGTACAACCCCGAAAAGCGTGTGTATGAGGTGCGCCAGAACGTGGCGCACACCTGGGTCGAGGTCTATTTCCCCGGCTATGGCTGGCAGCGCTTCGAACCGACGCCGGCCACCTACACCACGCTACCGCAACGTCCTGAAGCCCCGCCGGGGGAGAGCGCGGCGAACGAGGAGGCCGATGTCAGTCTGGGCCTGCCGCCGGGAGCGCAGCGGCAGATCGATCTGCTCGAATTGGAGCAGCGTTTGCTCGAGCGCGAGGCCGGTGCGACCGATCCGGCCCAGATTCGCGCCCTGATCGAGCAGTACCAGGCCGAGCAGCGGCGTGCCACGCTGCGGCGTGGGCTGGCCATGAGCGTGGGCCTGCTGGCACTGGGCGGGTTGCTGGCCTGGTTCTGGTGGCGTCCGCGCGGCCTCAGTCCGGCAGCCGCGGCCTATAACCGGGTGGCGGGCCTGGCGCGCTTGGCCGGTCTGGGTCCCTCGCCCGCGGCCACGCCGCACGAGTTCACGCGCCAGTTGGCGGCGCGGCTGCCGGGGCAGCGTCAGCCGCTGCAAGAGCTGGCTGGCGCCTATACCCGCGAACGCTATGGTCGCCGGCGCGTGTCCGGGCGGCGTGCCATCCAACGCGCCTGGGAACAGGTGCGCTGGCCCCTGGTGCTGATCGTAGCGCGGCGCTGGCTGGGCCTGGAGCGCTGGCGCGCGCGCGACACCGCCCGCCGCAACGGACAGGTCGCCCGCCGCCGTAGGTGGTAG
- a CDS encoding peptidoglycan DD-metalloendopeptidase family protein codes for MPRQRIPVILLCLICAIGVTALQVRRQTALLAMAEDAPQRSASLSEQHVEAPPPPAPGPHVPPTPEASPTPAGPQVAPPPAARLIDHQRFFYEPGVYVPELQAWLDAQPGPLKQMRATIGAREHTFAEVLSSQTTLYSLNPKVILALIELQSGLISAAAPTEERVAFMLGYRGENQSRTGWMSQLRWAIRELHRAQRDFPAAPELIFADESHAPLPADMRLADYAIARVLAATTTPGELPAKLDAFVRTYTRLFGDPRAPLEHLPPPAAPFLSFPAEYIPATTSFFDHDAPFLTQNGTTLIYRGDRSAHYSYDGHDGWDFAMLPPEPVLAAAEGVVVFAGSSDDGCGIAQAVILDHGNGYRTLYWHLTRPTVERGQRVARGEVIGIVGSTGCSTGPHLHFQVQYLGRDVDPAGWCGAPKADLWATHPAGQRSVWLWRDVPNPCALPAEAIVVHATDPAFKRLGHGWQEAAPGLNGAALGVLSAPRDAPELTVGVWRPKLPAAGRYRVLAWIPYILNGRNDARAARYVIGHADGTGDTRQVTISQWNIASGWGWADLGEYDFDPARVPFVGLIADDREAGNNVWYDAMVWLPVAGATAAAAP; via the coding sequence ATGCCGCGCCAGCGCATTCCTGTGATCCTGCTGTGCCTGATCTGCGCCATCGGCGTCACAGCGCTCCAGGTTCGCCGTCAGACAGCGCTCCTGGCGATGGCCGAAGACGCGCCGCAGCGTTCTGCCTCGCTGTCGGAGCAGCATGTCGAAGCGCCACCACCGCCCGCGCCGGGGCCGCACGTGCCGCCGACGCCGGAAGCCTCGCCCACGCCCGCCGGGCCGCAGGTCGCGCCACCGCCGGCGGCCAGACTGATCGATCATCAGCGCTTTTTCTACGAGCCCGGCGTGTACGTGCCGGAGCTGCAGGCGTGGCTCGACGCGCAGCCGGGACCGCTGAAACAGATGCGCGCCACGATCGGCGCGCGTGAGCACACCTTTGCCGAGGTGCTGAGCAGCCAGACCACGCTGTACAGTCTCAATCCCAAGGTCATCCTGGCGCTGATCGAGCTGCAGAGCGGGTTGATCAGCGCTGCGGCGCCCACCGAGGAGCGCGTCGCCTTTATGTTGGGCTATCGTGGCGAGAACCAGAGTCGCACCGGCTGGATGAGTCAGTTGCGCTGGGCGATCCGCGAACTGCACCGTGCGCAGCGGGATTTTCCCGCTGCTCCGGAGCTGATCTTTGCCGACGAGTCGCACGCGCCGCTGCCCGCGGATATGCGCCTGGCCGACTACGCCATCGCGCGTGTGCTGGCCGCTACCACCACGCCCGGCGAGTTGCCGGCCAAACTCGATGCGTTTGTGCGCACCTACACGCGGCTGTTTGGCGATCCGCGCGCGCCGCTGGAGCATCTGCCACCGCCCGCTGCGCCGTTTCTGAGCTTTCCGGCGGAGTATATTCCCGCAACAACCTCGTTCTTCGATCATGATGCGCCCTTTCTGACCCAGAACGGCACGACGCTGATCTACCGCGGCGATCGCAGCGCGCACTATAGCTACGATGGCCATGACGGCTGGGATTTTGCTATGCTGCCGCCCGAACCGGTGCTGGCGGCCGCCGAGGGCGTGGTCGTCTTCGCCGGCAGCTCCGATGACGGTTGTGGCATCGCCCAGGCGGTGATCCTCGACCATGGCAACGGCTACCGCACCTTGTACTGGCACCTGACGCGTCCCACCGTGGAGCGCGGTCAGCGCGTTGCGCGCGGCGAGGTGATCGGCATTGTCGGCTCGACCGGCTGCTCAACCGGACCGCATCTTCACTTTCAAGTGCAGTACCTGGGCCGCGACGTGGATCCCGCCGGCTGGTGCGGCGCGCCCAAGGCCGATCTGTGGGCGACGCATCCCGCCGGCCAGCGCAGCGTCTGGCTCTGGCGCGATGTGCCCAACCCTTGTGCCCTGCCCGCCGAGGCGATCGTGGTGCACGCCACCGATCCGGCCTTCAAACGGCTGGGCCACGGCTGGCAGGAGGCTGCGCCCGGCCTCAACGGCGCGGCCCTCGGCGTGCTCAGCGCGCCGCGCGACGCCCCCGAGCTGACGGTTGGCGTCTGGCGGCCCAAGCTGCCGGCAGCAGGCCGCTACCGCGTGTTGGCCTGGATCCCCTACATCCTCAACGGGCGCAACGATGCCCGGGCCGCGCGCTACGTGATCGGCCATGCCGATGGCACGGGCGATACGCGCCAGGTAACGATCAGCCAGTGGAACATCGCCAGCGGCTGGGGCTGGGCCGACCTGGGCGAATATGACTTCGATCCGGCGCGTGTCCCCTTTGTCGGCCTGATCGCCGACGACCGGGAAGCGGGCAACAATGTGTGGTACGATGCAATGGTATGGTTGCCGGTCGCCGGTGCGACAGCGGCAGCGGCGCCGTGA
- a CDS encoding prolyl oligopeptidase family serine peptidase: MRYTQTMRRRLQHVLVIGAALALVVLGWLLTTDHPAVWPVRNVLLYQLLTRRPPPPPEWAALETVVERVRPPSRLALPADLPRGALAGAVRGPAGQPIAGATVLVAARDGTTWSAESDAQGRYHLTDVAVGSYIPVAGAPGWEDTAVRTLLGIQVHAAQVTPFDITLRLRRAQPLRPASEVRLSPPVVARSGGPILATALRRELQFRVGARRNQLTLVYTPDDGRATPLPVLLAVYPGPADSWESVSLPLAEAGFVVVAVGPAYALDLEQDVDDLLRVIALARAGQLPRADGRRIGALGGSYSGLHVLRLAVREPQALDAALLLGAPTDAFELRRQFEAGTFNPPFGLDRALIALGLPSQVPERYFRYSARYHARAIQAPLMLIHSDQDEIVPVDQSVLLAAELARLGKPHELRILRGMPHYLFAAESSPALDDLFATTLDFLRRELMQAERNAQPKP, from the coding sequence ATGCGCTATACTCAGACTATGCGTCGTCGTCTGCAGCACGTGCTGGTGATCGGCGCGGCGCTCGCGCTGGTGGTGCTGGGCTGGCTGCTGACCACCGACCATCCCGCGGTCTGGCCGGTGCGCAACGTGCTGCTCTATCAGCTCCTGACGCGCCGTCCGCCGCCGCCGCCGGAGTGGGCAGCGCTGGAAACGGTGGTGGAACGGGTGCGCCCGCCGAGTCGTCTGGCGCTGCCCGCTGATCTGCCGCGTGGTGCGCTGGCCGGTGCGGTGCGTGGCCCGGCCGGCCAGCCGATCGCCGGCGCGACGGTGCTGGTGGCAGCGCGCGATGGTACGACCTGGAGTGCGGAGAGCGATGCCCAGGGACGCTACCACCTTACGGATGTGGCGGTGGGGAGCTATATCCCGGTGGCGGGCGCGCCCGGCTGGGAGGATACGGCCGTGCGCACTCTGTTGGGTATCCAGGTGCACGCCGCTCAGGTGACGCCCTTCGACATCACCCTGCGGCTACGTCGCGCACAACCGCTCAGGCCGGCAAGCGAGGTGCGTCTCAGCCCGCCGGTCGTGGCGCGCAGCGGCGGGCCGATCCTGGCCACGGCCCTGCGCCGCGAGCTGCAGTTTCGCGTGGGCGCGCGGCGCAACCAGCTCACGCTGGTCTATACACCCGACGATGGTCGTGCCACGCCGTTGCCGGTGCTGCTGGCGGTCTATCCCGGTCCGGCGGATAGCTGGGAGAGCGTGTCGCTGCCGCTGGCCGAGGCCGGTTTCGTGGTGGTCGCTGTGGGGCCGGCCTATGCCCTCGATCTGGAGCAGGACGTTGACGATCTACTGCGGGTGATCGCGCTGGCGCGGGCGGGGCAGCTCCCGCGCGCGGATGGCCGGCGCATCGGCGCGCTGGGCGGCTCGTACAGCGGGCTGCATGTGCTGCGGCTGGCCGTGCGCGAGCCGCAGGCGCTGGATGCGGCGCTGCTGCTGGGCGCGCCCACCGATGCCTTCGAGCTGCGGCGGCAGTTCGAGGCGGGGACCTTCAATCCGCCCTTTGGGCTGGATCGCGCGCTGATCGCGTTGGGCCTGCCCAGCCAGGTGCCCGAGCGCTACTTCCGCTATTCGGCGCGCTACCATGCCCGCGCGATCCAGGCGCCGCTGATGCTGATCCACTCCGATCAGGACGAAATTGTACCTGTTGATCAGTCTGTGCTGCTGGCGGCAGAGCTGGCGCGCCTGGGCAAGCCCCACGAGTTGCGCATCTTGCGCGGCATGCCGCACTACCTCTTCGCGGCCGAGAGCTCGCCGGCGCTCGACGATCTCTTTGCGACGACGCTCGACTTCTTGCGGCGCGAGCTGATGCAGGCCGAGCGCAATGCGCAGCCCAAGCCGTAA
- a CDS encoding TatD family hydrolase encodes MAEGTLIDTHAHVHLDAFDADRPAVLQRARAAGVARLINVGYDLPSSRASIGLAEAEPDVWATVGIQPHYAATTGEDDLAAIAAWLAHPRVVALGEIGLDYYHNRAPREAQERLFRAQIAIARAHGMPIVIHTREAQADTLRVLREEAQGLTIIMHAFSGDWAFAAACLELGAYLSFAGPVTFAKAQELHAVARCVPRERMLIETDSPYLSPHPWRGRRNEPARVRLVAERLAELRGEPLTTIAQAVWQNACRAFPKLPN; translated from the coding sequence ATGGCAGAAGGGACACTGATCGATACCCACGCGCATGTACATCTCGACGCCTTCGACGCTGATCGCCCTGCGGTGCTGCAGCGCGCGCGCGCAGCGGGCGTGGCGCGCCTGATCAATGTCGGGTATGATCTGCCCTCCAGCCGCGCCAGCATTGGGCTGGCCGAGGCCGAGCCGGACGTCTGGGCGACGGTGGGCATTCAACCCCACTATGCCGCTACGACCGGTGAGGATGATCTGGCGGCGATCGCGGCCTGGCTGGCGCATCCGCGGGTGGTGGCGCTCGGCGAGATCGGTTTGGATTACTACCACAACCGCGCGCCGCGCGAGGCGCAGGAGCGGCTCTTCCGAGCGCAGATCGCCATCGCGCGCGCGCACGGCATGCCGATCGTGATCCATACGCGCGAGGCCCAAGCTGATACGCTGCGCGTGCTGCGCGAGGAGGCGCAGGGCCTGACGATCATCATGCACGCTTTTAGCGGCGATTGGGCCTTTGCCGCTGCCTGTCTGGAGCTGGGCGCGTACCTGTCGTTTGCCGGCCCGGTGACCTTTGCCAAGGCGCAGGAGCTGCATGCGGTGGCGCGGTGCGTCCCGCGGGAGCGCATGCTGATCGAAACCGATAGTCCCTATCTGTCGCCGCATCCGTGGCGTGGGCGGCGCAACGAGCCGGCGCGTGTGCGGCTGGTGGCCGAGCGCCTGGCCGAGTTGCGAGGCGAACCCTTGACGACGATCGCGCAGGCGGTGTGGCAGAATGCCTGCCGTGCTTTTCCCAAACTGCCCAACTGA
- a CDS encoding GAF domain-containing protein yields MIESPTKQDVLAHLRAELAASNSQVLEVIDELLREPESQAWRARCFCIGYSWHDEQRDPDDLARLGLALAPLVGHDPAQFVSELLLGYAASREDRRSHEWEQRLLRRVAELDGLHRIISAANSSLDLDTSLQTVAETVASVIGADVCSIYLFDRDMGTLTLRATHGLDRGAVGHVTLRLGEGATGWAAQEGQPLVLEDAWSDVRFKVTPRLDERPYRSMVAVPIILFASSPNDFVGDQLQGVISVQTTRQRSFREEEVHFLEVVAGELAFSIANARRYLETDERLRRKVRELSTLQRVSAAIASTLDLGTVLGLIAEQAVVLSSSDRADIFEYNEDTSAIELIASWGGRWDERLRRMILRSIADGHPIAVVSAYDDMRFPELAAFAYGEGFHSLFCLPLRIGERIIGAIVLYTRQQRFFDYEQVQLLSSFADEAAIAIENARLFREVQRNLRIKSTLLQEMHHRVRNNLQTISALLTMQLRRLDPASPGAHALAQSISRIQAIAAVHNLLCREDIGVTTVQDIARQVVDNALVGLVGETPVQVRVEGEALPITSREATIIALVINELIHNALTHGVETHGGVIVIETRYAGLDAVLEVRDNGPTLPPAPPKPSSGLGLSIIETLVSADLGGAFSFQRDEHWSRAQVRWPYAPPHPDEER; encoded by the coding sequence ATGATTGAGTCGCCAACCAAGCAGGATGTGTTGGCCCATCTGCGGGCCGAGCTGGCCGCGAGCAACTCGCAGGTGCTCGAGGTGATCGACGAGCTGTTGCGCGAGCCGGAGTCGCAGGCCTGGCGCGCGCGCTGTTTCTGCATCGGGTATAGCTGGCACGATGAGCAGCGCGATCCAGACGATCTGGCGCGGCTGGGTCTGGCGCTCGCGCCGCTGGTCGGCCACGATCCGGCGCAGTTCGTCAGCGAGCTGCTGTTGGGCTATGCCGCCTCGCGCGAGGACCGCCGCTCGCACGAATGGGAGCAGCGCCTGCTGCGGCGTGTGGCCGAACTCGATGGCCTGCACCGCATCATCAGCGCGGCCAACTCATCGCTCGACCTGGATACCTCGCTGCAGACCGTGGCCGAGACGGTTGCCAGCGTGATCGGTGCCGATGTCTGCTCGATCTACCTTTTTGATCGCGACATGGGCACGCTGACGCTGCGCGCGACGCATGGCCTTGATCGCGGCGCGGTCGGCCATGTCACCCTGCGCCTGGGCGAGGGCGCCACCGGCTGGGCCGCCCAGGAAGGCCAGCCACTGGTGTTGGAGGATGCCTGGTCGGATGTGCGCTTCAAGGTTACGCCGCGGCTGGATGAGCGTCCCTACCGCTCGATGGTGGCCGTGCCGATCATCCTCTTTGCCAGCTCGCCCAACGATTTCGTGGGCGATCAGCTGCAGGGCGTGATCAGCGTGCAGACCACGCGCCAGCGCTCGTTCCGCGAAGAGGAAGTGCACTTCCTGGAGGTGGTGGCCGGCGAGCTGGCCTTTTCGATCGCCAATGCGCGGCGCTACCTAGAGACCGACGAGCGGTTGCGCCGCAAGGTGCGCGAGCTGAGCACGCTACAGCGCGTCTCGGCAGCCATCGCTTCGACGCTTGACCTGGGCACCGTGCTGGGGCTAATCGCCGAGCAGGCGGTGGTGCTCTCGTCATCGGATCGCGCCGACATCTTCGAATACAACGAGGACACCAGCGCCATTGAGCTGATCGCCTCCTGGGGCGGACGCTGGGATGAGCGCCTGCGGCGCATGATCCTGCGTTCGATCGCCGATGGTCATCCCATCGCCGTGGTCAGTGCCTACGATGATATGCGCTTTCCAGAGCTGGCCGCCTTCGCCTATGGCGAGGGCTTCCATTCGCTCTTCTGCCTGCCATTGCGCATCGGCGAGCGCATCATCGGCGCGATCGTGCTGTACACCCGCCAGCAACGCTTCTTCGACTATGAACAGGTGCAACTGCTGTCGAGCTTTGCCGACGAAGCCGCGATTGCCATCGAGAACGCGCGGCTGTTCCGTGAGGTGCAGCGCAACCTGCGCATCAAATCCACCTTGTTGCAGGAGATGCACCATCGCGTGCGCAACAACCTGCAAACCATCTCGGCGCTGCTGACCATGCAGTTGCGCCGGCTCGATCCCGCGTCGCCGGGCGCGCATGCCCTGGCACAGTCGATCAGCCGCATTCAGGCGATTGCCGCCGTGCACAACCTGCTGTGCCGCGAGGATATCGGCGTCACGACCGTGCAGGATATCGCCCGGCAGGTGGTGGACAACGCCCTGGTCGGGCTGGTGGGCGAGACGCCGGTGCAGGTCCGGGTCGAGGGCGAGGCGCTGCCGATCACCTCGCGCGAGGCGACGATCATCGCCCTGGTGATCAACGAACTGATCCACAACGCCCTGACGCATGGCGTCGAAACGCATGGCGGCGTGATCGTGATCGAAACACGCTACGCAGGGCTGGACGCGGTGCTGGAGGTACGCGACAATGGTCCAACCCTGCCGCCGGCGCCACCCAAACCGAGCAGTGGCCTGGGCCTATCGATCATCGAAACGCTGGTCTCTGCCGACCTGGGCGGCGCGTTCAGCTTCCAGCGCGATGAGCACTGGTCGCGCGCGCAGGTGCGCTGGCCCTACGCGCCGCCGCACCCTGACGAGGAGCGGTGA
- a CDS encoding BON domain-containing protein, translating to MTEQDRSLPAGHPPQHRPEQEPQPYATPPQDQGESSEFLEQLAGTHTDQEAYIDAEDLDTLEGITMTDVYQGDVDVNQERVEGSAERFDLLEARELREGETDDVMEAIEEGYTYVPPIDPPTTIDRDHPETVEVASGTDISARDPSHPESGLDTAHMNDDDMSALVRRGLRDDAATSHLADRLQITTINGTVIIRGEVDDLDDTDNIIGVVSDVPGVVAVRDETVVRGL from the coding sequence ATGACCGAACAGGATCGTTCGCTACCGGCGGGCCATCCGCCGCAACACCGGCCCGAGCAGGAGCCGCAGCCCTACGCCACACCACCCCAGGATCAGGGCGAGAGCAGCGAGTTTCTGGAGCAACTGGCCGGGACGCATACCGATCAAGAGGCCTACATCGACGCCGAAGACCTCGACACGCTCGAAGGCATCACCATGACCGACGTGTACCAAGGCGACGTCGATGTCAACCAGGAGCGCGTTGAGGGCAGCGCCGAGCGCTTCGATCTGCTCGAAGCGCGTGAGCTGCGCGAGGGTGAGACCGATGACGTCATGGAAGCGATCGAGGAGGGCTATACCTACGTCCCGCCCATCGATCCGCCGACCACCATCGATCGGGATCATCCCGAAACGGTCGAAGTTGCGTCCGGCACGGACATCAGCGCGCGCGATCCCAGCCATCCCGAAAGCGGCCTGGATACCGCCCACATGAACGATGACGACATGAGCGCGCTGGTACGGCGCGGGTTGCGCGATGATGCCGCCACCTCACACCTGGCCGATCGGCTGCAGATCACAACGATCAACGGCACGGTGATCATTCGCGGCGAGGTCGATGACCTGGACGATACCGACAACATCATCGGCGTGGTGAGTGACGTGCCCGGCGTGGTCGCTGTGCGCGACGAAACCGTGGTGCGGGGCCTGTAA
- a CDS encoding sensor histidine kinase, whose translation MMEQAFEADAHSTPTILVVDSQPTNRRLVSDALRRAGYAPLCADCGASALNVIEAQAVDAVILNAQLPDMDGRQLCQRARERGLTTTPIVLLASQPDPEQVATDLRQCADDYVAIPFATHELLARLQRLLQRQHMLQRLEHENHHLRQHLDHAQRELHTTRLALQSEALQRRELIHNVATHLQSLSQIIDAELRRLPPGPEREPLQRIRSRARSVALVYQISEALQHDPVRIDEVIRSIASALKTIYRPWKRVTLTIKGEATELPVALASPLAMVLNELLTNSFKHAFPDQRFGAITVRFHQEGTHFWLEVADNGVGAMSGEQSFRMGCHTARQLIASLDGTIEWHSTPDGTRVHVRVPLPTTLPPTTTGEAASVA comes from the coding sequence ATGATGGAGCAAGCGTTCGAAGCCGATGCGCACAGCACGCCCACTATTTTGGTTGTTGATAGCCAGCCGACCAACCGCCGGCTGGTGAGCGATGCTCTCCGCCGTGCCGGATACGCACCGCTCTGCGCCGACTGCGGTGCCAGCGCCCTGAACGTGATCGAAGCGCAGGCGGTTGACGCAGTGATCCTGAATGCCCAGCTCCCCGACATGGATGGCCGCCAGCTCTGTCAGCGCGCGCGCGAACGGGGTCTGACCACGACGCCGATCGTGCTGCTGGCGTCGCAACCAGACCCGGAACAGGTTGCCACCGACCTACGCCAGTGCGCGGATGATTATGTAGCCATTCCCTTTGCCACCCACGAACTGCTGGCGCGCCTACAGCGGCTGTTGCAGCGGCAGCACATGCTGCAACGGCTGGAACACGAAAACCACCATCTGCGGCAGCACCTCGATCATGCGCAACGCGAACTGCACACCACCCGTCTCGCACTCCAGAGCGAAGCGCTGCAACGGCGCGAGCTGATCCACAACGTCGCCACCCATCTACAATCGCTCAGCCAGATCATCGATGCTGAACTGCGGCGTTTGCCGCCCGGCCCCGAGCGCGAGCCGCTTCAGCGCATCCGTAGCCGGGCGCGCAGCGTGGCACTGGTGTACCAGATCTCCGAAGCCCTGCAACACGACCCGGTGCGCATTGATGAGGTTATCCGTAGTATCGCATCGGCCCTGAAAACAATCTACCGTCCTTGGAAGCGCGTAACACTCACGATTAAGGGCGAAGCGACCGAGCTGCCGGTGGCCCTGGCCTCGCCGCTGGCGATGGTGCTCAACGAATTGCTGACCAATAGTTTCAAGCACGCGTTTCCCGATCAACGTTTTGGCGCGATCACGGTGCGCTTTCACCAGGAGGGAACGCACTTCTGGCTGGAGGTCGCCGACAACGGCGTGGGCGCCATGAGCGGCGAGCAGAGCTTCCGCATGGGGTGCCATACGGCGCGGCAGCTGATCGCCTCACTTGATGGCACGATCGAGTGGCACAGCACGCCGGACGGCACACGCGTGCATGTGCGCGTGCCGCTGCCGACGACCCTGCCACCAACGACCACGGGCGAGGCCGCCTCAGTAGCCTAG